In a single window of the Nicotiana tomentosiformis chromosome 8, ASM39032v3, whole genome shotgun sequence genome:
- the LOC104116916 gene encoding uncharacterized protein has product MTITIYNPAHVSTGSLNLRILRSPPRRTFSPARCHRNFSLSCALLPEKRRESRRSVTVALGVLLQWLLVPKDAGASPFDKYVKRKKLDPLETYIPAVLLAGVQIKELEKSLEVDQPKYGDCRNILRSGPASSLRVNIRAVAQYASDDGNGESASSDVDQCLSALEGLDSLLLRASRNDPGASIDSMKAKITTALNALDSLLKTVPADMLDKGKIVADSYFFADEEDVTPEKLDPNLKQLESIL; this is encoded by the exons ATGACAATTACCATCTACAACCCGGCGCATGTTAGCACCGGCAGCTTAAATTTGCGTATCCTCCGTTCTCCGCCGCGGCGAACCTTTTCGCCGGCGCGATGTCACCGCAATTTTAGCTTGAGTTGCGCTTTACTCCCGGAGAAAAGGCGGGAAAGCAGACGATCGGTCACCGTAGCCCTCGGAGTCTTGCTTCAATGGCTCTTAGTACCTAAAG ATGCAGGAGCAAGCCCTTTTGACAAGTATGTTAAGAG GAAAAAGCTTGATCCGCTGGAGACTTATATACCAGCTGTGCTGTTGGCGGGGGTGCAGATTAAGGAATTAG AGAAATCTTTGGAGGTTGATCAACCTAAATATGGCGATTGCCGGAATATATTGCGTTCTGGTCCTGCATCATCTCTTCGTGTCAATATTCGAGCA GTAGCACAATATGCATCTGATGATGGAAATGGTGAATCAGCTTCCAGTGATGTTGATCAGTGTCTGAG TGCATTGGAAGGACTTGACTCATTGCTTTTGCGTGCATCAAGAAATGATCCAGGGGCCTCAATTGACTCGATGAAGGCAAAAATTACTACTGCTCTAAATGCATTGGACAG TCTTCTGAAAACCGTCCCAGCTGATATGCTTGACAAGGGAAAGATTGTAGCTGATTCATATTTCTTTGCTGATGAGGAAGATGTAACACCTGAGAAACTGGACCCGAATCTGAAGCAACTGGAATCAATACTGTAA
- the LOC104116915 gene encoding uncharacterized protein isoform X1 — translation MAMAQWFLLLCIFFISASASNVQITAKVTDNPADELVAVLNSNRTGNKLSSLYSNPGLACLALQYIKAYQGECSAVGGPDAKKPAESEFAETFAPDCDVKASSLAQITGRFLACQSKYAEPSEAFNDILIRNSKSLDILNSKNHTEVGAAVSGSDGGGPYFWCVLFSNGKPKSSFVTEGGEPKVTRPGCFSGANDQCNGANTLSRTIHLWPIALGSLVALLYAL, via the exons ATGGCAATGGCTCAATGGTTCCTTCTTCTCTGCATTTTCTTCATCTCTGCTTCTGCTTCAAATGTTCAAA TTACAGCTAAGGTAACAGATAATCCTGCTGATGAGCTGGTAGCTGTCCTTAATAGTAACAGGACCGGAAATAAATTATCCTCCTTATACAGCAATCCTGGCTTGGCATGCTTGGCTTTGCAATATATTAAAGCATACCAAGGTGAATGTAGTGCAGTTGGAGGGCCAGATGCCAAGAAACCTGCTGAATCTGAATTCGCCGAAACTTTTGCCCCCGACTGTGATGTGAAGGCGTCATCACTTGCTCAAATAACCGGAAGATTTCTCGCTTGCCAATCCAAGTATGCCGAACCTTCTGAAGCATTCAACGATATTCTTATTAGAAATAGCAAGAGTTTGGATATTCTCAACAGCAAGAATCACACGGAGGTCGGTGCTGCTGTGAGTGGCTCCGATGGTGGTGGCCCCTATTTCTGGTGTGTACTCTTCAGCAATGGCAAACCGAAGAGCAGCTTTGTCACGGAAGGAGGAGAGCCTAAGGTAACTAGGCCTGGATGCTTCAGTGGTGCTAATGATCAATGCAATGGTGCTAATACTTTGTCTCGAACCATACATCTCTGGCCAATAGCTCTAGGATCTCTCGTCGCATTGCTTTATGCCTTATGA
- the LOC104116915 gene encoding uncharacterized protein isoform X2 has translation MAMAQWFLLLCIFFISASASNVQTKVTDNPADELVAVLNSNRTGNKLSSLYSNPGLACLALQYIKAYQGECSAVGGPDAKKPAESEFAETFAPDCDVKASSLAQITGRFLACQSKYAEPSEAFNDILIRNSKSLDILNSKNHTEVGAAVSGSDGGGPYFWCVLFSNGKPKSSFVTEGGEPKVTRPGCFSGANDQCNGANTLSRTIHLWPIALGSLVALLYAL, from the exons ATGGCAATGGCTCAATGGTTCCTTCTTCTCTGCATTTTCTTCATCTCTGCTTCTGCTTCAAATGTTCAAA CTAAGGTAACAGATAATCCTGCTGATGAGCTGGTAGCTGTCCTTAATAGTAACAGGACCGGAAATAAATTATCCTCCTTATACAGCAATCCTGGCTTGGCATGCTTGGCTTTGCAATATATTAAAGCATACCAAGGTGAATGTAGTGCAGTTGGAGGGCCAGATGCCAAGAAACCTGCTGAATCTGAATTCGCCGAAACTTTTGCCCCCGACTGTGATGTGAAGGCGTCATCACTTGCTCAAATAACCGGAAGATTTCTCGCTTGCCAATCCAAGTATGCCGAACCTTCTGAAGCATTCAACGATATTCTTATTAGAAATAGCAAGAGTTTGGATATTCTCAACAGCAAGAATCACACGGAGGTCGGTGCTGCTGTGAGTGGCTCCGATGGTGGTGGCCCCTATTTCTGGTGTGTACTCTTCAGCAATGGCAAACCGAAGAGCAGCTTTGTCACGGAAGGAGGAGAGCCTAAGGTAACTAGGCCTGGATGCTTCAGTGGTGCTAATGATCAATGCAATGGTGCTAATACTTTGTCTCGAACCATACATCTCTGGCCAATAGCTCTAGGATCTCTCGTCGCATTGCTTTATGCCTTATGA